A stretch of the SAR86 cluster bacterium genome encodes the following:
- a CDS encoding thioredoxin family protein: MLKEINYKLNKNIIKCLIFCGVIFTNHNVFSEAKYYESDSTIELISETYSIQPGDNFMLGMKFKLAKDWHTYWENPGDAGEGATIDWILPKGLEASSILWPGPERIPVEPLMTFGYNDEVVLLTKISSSKDIEFPINIEAKVGWFTCKDICIPQEGIVAIQITEGLFIPSSNREEINNYLETVPSDFNQEYRIEKLDDSFFLQTDIKDGEHFDDVYFFPKEYGLTSYAEEQIYEKNQNSFILEIKASEADLNFSKFEGVIEASNKEGKSYYQISFPLTADLPKNEQGILLLIVFAFLGGLILNIMPCVFPILSIKILRFMEHGKNSSSQAYKFGLFYTLGVILSFLLIALLLILLKSSGENIGWGFQLQYPLVISILFYLFVALGFMFMSNLVFGSQMGQLSSIAQVKNESLESFLTGILAVVVASPCTAPFMGSAIGFALLQPSGNSFLIFLSLGLGFALPYLVLSVKPSLLSFLPKPGAWMETFKQFMAFPMWASALWLLWVLSGQVDSNTVLLVLVGGLVISLSLWILEKNTSPQKWIRWLVRFVVLILVLASISIIPTEYSTKDTQDEIVYSEEILDEYREAKELIFLNFTADWCITCKVNERVALSSKKVNELMSKRNIFYLEADWTRKDGVIAKKLEQFGRTGVPLYVLYPSEGEPIILPEILTEDILLRYLNELS; the protein is encoded by the coding sequence ATGCTTAAAGAGATTAATTACAAACTTAATAAGAATATCATAAAGTGCTTAATTTTTTGTGGAGTTATCTTTACGAATCACAATGTATTTTCAGAGGCAAAGTACTACGAAAGCGACTCAACCATCGAACTAATTTCAGAAACATACTCCATTCAACCTGGAGACAATTTTATGTTGGGTATGAAATTTAAACTTGCAAAAGATTGGCATACCTATTGGGAAAATCCAGGTGATGCCGGTGAAGGAGCTACTATAGATTGGATATTGCCAAAAGGTTTAGAAGCTTCATCAATTCTTTGGCCAGGACCAGAAAGGATTCCCGTTGAACCCTTAATGACTTTTGGTTACAACGATGAAGTGGTTTTGTTAACAAAGATATCTTCTTCAAAAGATATTGAGTTTCCTATTAATATTGAAGCAAAAGTTGGTTGGTTTACATGCAAAGATATATGCATTCCCCAAGAAGGTATCGTAGCCATTCAAATAACTGAAGGTTTATTCATACCTTCATCCAATCGAGAAGAAATAAATAATTATTTAGAAACAGTACCTAGTGACTTTAATCAGGAATACAGAATTGAAAAATTAGATGATAGTTTCTTCCTTCAAACTGATATAAAAGATGGAGAACATTTCGATGACGTCTATTTCTTTCCAAAAGAATATGGCTTAACCAGTTATGCTGAAGAACAAATTTATGAAAAGAATCAAAATAGTTTCATTTTAGAAATTAAAGCTTCTGAAGCTGATCTTAATTTCAGTAAATTTGAAGGTGTAATAGAGGCATCAAACAAAGAAGGCAAATCCTATTATCAAATATCATTCCCGCTGACTGCAGATTTACCAAAAAACGAACAAGGAATATTGCTATTGATCGTGTTTGCTTTCCTCGGCGGGTTGATCCTAAACATCATGCCATGCGTATTTCCCATACTCAGTATCAAAATATTGAGATTTATGGAACATGGAAAAAATTCATCCTCGCAAGCCTATAAATTCGGCTTATTTTATACCTTAGGGGTAATCTTGAGTTTCTTGTTAATTGCCCTACTCTTAATCTTATTAAAATCAAGCGGTGAAAATATAGGTTGGGGATTTCAGCTGCAGTACCCCTTAGTGATAAGTATTCTTTTTTATTTATTTGTTGCATTAGGCTTCATGTTTATGAGTAATTTAGTATTTGGCAGTCAAATGGGGCAATTGAGTTCTATTGCCCAAGTAAAGAATGAATCTCTTGAGTCTTTCCTTACAGGCATCTTAGCAGTAGTAGTAGCCTCGCCTTGCACAGCTCCTTTCATGGGATCTGCAATTGGTTTTGCATTGCTACAGCCCAGTGGAAATTCATTTCTTATTTTTCTTAGCTTAGGACTTGGATTCGCACTTCCTTACTTAGTGCTCAGTGTAAAACCTTCATTATTATCTTTCTTACCAAAACCTGGTGCCTGGATGGAGACGTTCAAACAATTTATGGCATTTCCTATGTGGGCATCCGCACTCTGGCTTTTGTGGGTATTAAGCGGTCAGGTTGATAGCAATACAGTGTTATTGGTCTTAGTAGGAGGTCTAGTTATCAGCCTTTCATTATGGATATTAGAAAAGAATACTTCACCTCAAAAGTGGATAAGATGGTTGGTAAGATTTGTTGTTTTGATTTTAGTTCTAGCTTCAATATCAATTATTCCTACTGAATACAGCACTAAAGATACTCAAGATGAAATAGTTTATAGCGAAGAAATATTAGATGAATATAGAGAAGCTAAAGAACTTATCTTTTTAAATTTCACAGCTGACTGGTGTATTACTTGTAAGGTAAATGAAAGAGTTGCTTTGAGTTCAAAGAAAGTGAATGAATTAATGAGTAAACGAAATATTTTCTATCTAGAGGCGGATTGGACCAGGAAAGACGGAGTCATTGCCAAAAAGTTAGAACAATTTGGTAGAACTGGTGTACCTCTATATGTACTTTATCCTTCAGAGGGTGAACCAATTATATTGCCAGAAATTCTTACAGAAGATATTCTATTGAGATATCTAAACGAGCTTAGCTGA
- a CDS encoding phytanoyl-CoA dioxygenase family protein: protein MFEDLKKSFNEDGFVVVRDLFDSSEIKFYRELIKEAIKERKHFDERILKDRSEYEQSFTQCQNLWEDYPDIRKLTFDQRVCKIASKLLDTEVIRLWHDQALVKESGGRETDPHHDQPYWPIKETKTITAWIPLCDVDETNGQLGFYSGSHKIEDKKFINIFSGKVDENNFLETANVSPDQINYQTMKEGDVSFHHGLTFHRAKSNISNYDRIVHTAIFFADGCTRGDDKFHFSVDRSKIKVGEKIDSDVTPIAFPITTLPERPKNGISDDFIGYKMFGLLPKE from the coding sequence ATGTTTGAAGATTTAAAAAAAAGTTTTAACGAAGACGGTTTTGTAGTCGTAAGAGACTTATTTGATAGCTCTGAAATTAAATTTTACAGAGAACTAATAAAAGAAGCTATTAAAGAGAGAAAACACTTTGATGAAAGGATTTTAAAAGACCGATCAGAATATGAGCAGTCATTTACTCAATGTCAAAATTTATGGGAAGATTACCCAGATATTAGAAAGCTTACTTTCGATCAAAGGGTCTGCAAAATAGCATCAAAGCTTTTAGATACTGAGGTAATTAGATTATGGCATGATCAAGCTTTAGTGAAGGAATCGGGCGGCAGAGAAACGGACCCTCATCATGATCAGCCTTATTGGCCTATAAAGGAAACCAAAACAATAACAGCCTGGATTCCCTTATGCGATGTCGATGAGACCAATGGTCAATTAGGATTTTATTCAGGCTCTCATAAGATTGAGGACAAAAAATTTATCAATATTTTTTCAGGCAAGGTTGATGAAAATAATTTTTTGGAAACTGCTAACGTAAGTCCAGATCAAATAAATTATCAAACTATGAAAGAGGGTGATGTTTCCTTTCACCATGGTTTGACATTTCACAGAGCTAAATCAAATATTTCAAACTATGACAGAATAGTTCATACCGCGATTTTTTTTGCTGATGGATGCACTAGAGGCGATGATAAATTTCATTTTAGTGTCGATAGATCTAAGATAAAGGTAGGAGAAAAAATTGATAGTGACGTAACTCCTATTGCTTTTCCCATTACTACCCTCCCTGAGAGACCAAAAAATGGTATTTCAGATGATTTTATTGGTTATAAAATGTTTGGATTATTACCTAAAGAGTAA
- a CDS encoding GDSL-type esterase/lipase family protein: protein MKISKLVSILLALTFFGCSDDIQILEERIKTQAELNNTEISSAEIKKTALYLNAWSKKDFYKDEINEFLEEDKLDFPKEIEVLFTGSSSIRFWNSLEEDMQPLKVLNRGFGGAHISHVNHHFEDVIQRYSPKAIVFFCGTNDLTALKTPEETIQDFEILKDKIHQALPGVHLFVIGIKPSPARVYLEKEEIAYNEMIAKIASRDDLVTFIDIWDGMLSAEGERIPDLFIEDGLHMSAKGYEIWTKLVREHLKTMFTL, encoded by the coding sequence ATGAAAATAAGCAAATTAGTATCAATATTATTAGCACTTACCTTTTTTGGGTGCTCTGATGATATTCAAATTTTGGAAGAGAGAATTAAAACTCAAGCAGAATTAAATAATACAGAAATTTCTTCTGCAGAGATAAAAAAGACTGCACTCTATCTCAATGCTTGGAGTAAAAAAGATTTTTATAAGGATGAAATAAATGAGTTCTTAGAAGAGGATAAGTTAGATTTTCCAAAAGAAATTGAAGTTCTTTTTACAGGTAGTTCTAGTATAAGATTTTGGAATTCTTTGGAAGAGGATATGCAACCTCTCAAAGTTTTAAACAGAGGTTTTGGTGGTGCTCATATCTCCCATGTCAATCATCATTTTGAAGATGTCATTCAACGTTACTCTCCTAAAGCTATTGTTTTCTTTTGTGGCACAAATGACTTAACTGCTTTGAAAACACCTGAGGAAACTATTCAAGATTTCGAAATCCTAAAAGACAAGATTCATCAAGCTTTACCTGGCGTTCATTTATTCGTAATAGGTATAAAACCGTCTCCAGCTAGAGTTTATTTAGAAAAAGAAGAGATAGCTTACAACGAGATGATTGCCAAAATAGCTTCGAGAGATGATTTGGTAACTTTTATTGATATCTGGGATGGTATGTTATCGGCTGAAGGAGAACGGATTCCTGACCTTTTTATTGAAGATGGTCTCCATATGAGTGCTAAGGGGTATGAGATTTGGACAAAACTAGTCAGAGAGCACTTAAAAACAATGTTTACTCTTTAG
- a CDS encoding YqgE/AlgH family protein: protein MWTEEDKIKGKILFFSPNEEGTSYFTDSLIYICDHNEQGSLGLIFNRPLELDLKELLRGLKISEVDNAKGNVFLGGPVNPGAIFILHSSDKCWKGTLKVSENVYMSTDFEAIEDIARGDGPKNFRLTLGYTGWGPGQLNTEIADNAWIAFEENSNLIFKINPSDQINEMSKIVGYDIRMISPNFGNA from the coding sequence ATGTGGACTGAAGAAGACAAAATAAAAGGAAAAATTCTTTTCTTTTCTCCGAATGAAGAAGGAACATCTTATTTTACAGACTCATTAATATACATTTGCGATCATAATGAACAAGGTTCCCTTGGCTTAATTTTTAATAGACCTTTAGAGCTCGATTTAAAGGAACTACTAAGAGGCTTAAAGATTAGTGAAGTTGATAATGCTAAAGGGAATGTATTTTTAGGTGGGCCCGTTAATCCCGGAGCAATATTTATACTTCATAGTTCAGATAAATGCTGGAAAGGAACCTTAAAAGTGAGTGAAAATGTTTACATGAGTACAGATTTTGAGGCTATAGAGGATATTGCTAGAGGAGATGGTCCCAAAAATTTTAGGCTGACACTGGGTTATACAGGATGGGGTCCAGGACAGCTTAATACTGAAATCGCAGATAATGCTTGGATTGCATTTGAAGAAAATAGTAATTTAATATTTAAAATAAATCCAAGTGACCAAATCAATGAAATGTCAAAAATAGTTGGTTATGATATTCGAATGATAAGTCCCAATTTTGGTAACGCATGA
- a CDS encoding NUDIX hydrolase, translating to MREDQVTSPKLGTEHSVWVMEVPTWVNIIPITSSGEVILVNQYRFGLEKTSLEIPGGMADHGEDPKQAAIRELKEETGFEGSEVVEIGRVESNPAILANHTYTYLALNCEKSADQNLDGTEDIEIISKNIDEIPSLIKNREIEHALVISAFYFYNLYKLSENM from the coding sequence ATGAGGGAAGATCAAGTCACTTCTCCAAAACTTGGCACAGAACATAGTGTCTGGGTAATGGAAGTACCCACGTGGGTAAATATTATTCCTATTACCTCATCAGGAGAGGTAATTTTGGTAAATCAATATAGATTTGGTTTAGAAAAGACATCCTTAGAAATACCTGGAGGAATGGCTGATCATGGGGAAGATCCAAAACAAGCAGCTATTCGAGAATTGAAAGAAGAAACAGGTTTTGAAGGAAGTGAAGTTGTTGAAATAGGAAGAGTAGAATCTAATCCTGCAATTTTGGCCAACCATACTTATACATACCTTGCTCTTAATTGCGAAAAGTCTGCTGATCAGAATTTGGATGGAACTGAAGACATTGAGATTATCAGTAAAAATATTGACGAGATACCTTCTTTGATAAAAAATCGGGAGATTGAACATGCGTTGGTTATAAGTGCCTTTTATTTTTATAACTTGTATAAGCTGAGTGAAAATATGTAA
- a CDS encoding DedA family protein, producing the protein MNSEQFLNWIISNPEYAGLAMFIIGFLESFFISGAVWPSVILLLFAVGLSESDIKLAFICIGAGLGSWVGDTLSFYSGLLFGPRLKRLNFLQKRQAVFNRGEDFFKKYGWVGILIGRLIPAIRPFIPFIAGISSMKPIVFFISSILACLIWSIALAILIIGIDNIINFF; encoded by the coding sequence ATGAATTCAGAACAGTTCTTAAATTGGATTATAAGCAATCCAGAGTATGCTGGCCTTGCGATGTTTATTATAGGTTTTCTTGAATCTTTTTTTATTTCAGGTGCAGTATGGCCTAGTGTGATTCTTTTATTATTTGCAGTTGGACTCAGTGAATCTGATATTAAGCTTGCTTTCATTTGCATAGGGGCCGGATTAGGTTCTTGGGTTGGGGATACCCTAAGTTTTTACTCTGGTTTACTTTTTGGACCGAGATTGAAGAGACTCAATTTTTTACAAAAAAGACAAGCAGTCTTTAATAGAGGAGAAGATTTTTTTAAAAAATATGGTTGGGTTGGAATTCTAATTGGAAGACTGATACCAGCAATAAGACCTTTTATTCCGTTTATAGCCGGCATTTCATCGATGAAACCTATTGTTTTTTTTATTAGCTCAATACTTGCTTGCTTAATATGGTCAATTGCACTGGCAATTTTGATAATAGGAATAGATAATATAATTAACTTTTTTTAA
- a CDS encoding Bax inhibitor-1/YccA family protein, producing the protein MSKHQALDTFGRSGNPVFGNKFDGDAQFRDLPVAQKMTLDGTVNKTGILLSLCFATSAISWNIPNPALMGFGAIGGLILALITMFRPTSAGMTAPLYAASQGLFLGGITVMFESQFPGIAIQAIGLTFGTLASLLVCYKTGIIKPTENFRLMIVSATAGIGLLYIVNIGMLLFGGGEGIGFIHSNGIMGIGFSLFVVGIAALNLVLDFDFIEQGSENGLPKHMEWFGAFSLMVTLVWLYLEILRLLTKLRSN; encoded by the coding sequence ATGTCAAAACATCAAGCTTTAGATACTTTCGGAAGATCAGGAAATCCTGTCTTCGGAAACAAATTTGATGGAGATGCTCAATTTAGAGATCTTCCTGTTGCACAAAAAATGACTTTAGATGGTACGGTAAATAAAACTGGAATCCTTTTATCTTTGTGCTTTGCAACTTCAGCTATCAGCTGGAACATTCCTAATCCTGCATTAATGGGCTTTGGGGCTATCGGAGGATTAATACTGGCCCTGATAACAATGTTTCGTCCTACATCGGCTGGCATGACAGCTCCTTTATATGCTGCTTCTCAAGGCCTTTTTCTAGGTGGTATAACGGTCATGTTTGAATCTCAATTTCCGGGTATTGCTATACAAGCCATCGGTCTTACTTTTGGAACACTAGCTTCTCTACTTGTGTGTTACAAAACTGGCATAATTAAGCCGACTGAGAATTTTAGACTAATGATAGTTAGCGCGACAGCGGGTATAGGACTTCTCTATATTGTTAATATTGGAATGCTCTTGTTTGGTGGAGGAGAAGGTATTGGATTTATTCACTCTAACGGAATTATGGGAATTGGATTTAGTCTATTTGTAGTTGGTATTGCTGCATTAAACTTAGTTCTAGATTTTGATTTTATTGAACAAGGCTCTGAGAATGGACTTCCTAAACATATGGAATGGTTTGGGGCATTCTCTTTAATGGTTACTTTAGTTTGGCTTTATTTAGAAATACTCAGATTACTTACAAAACTAAGAAGTAACTAG
- a CDS encoding iron-containing alcohol dehydrogenase gives MQLNYLNKPYFENGSIKNISSVLQDLGVKNPLICTDPGLASIGMSDKIRGLLSNELSPTFYEETPANPTEEAVNIALKAYKENNCDGVIGFGGGSSMDLAKAVALMANHEGDVVDYSVNEGGVGKINETMPMIAIPTTSGTGSEVSLGAVIIMNDGRKLILASDHLRPDAAICDPELTLGLPPTLTAGAGMDALTHCIEAILSPVIDPPAEAVGLDGVEKVVGEESLIRAVKDGQDKEARWNMMMASTEGAMAFSKGLGAVHSMSHAIGADQELRLHHGTLNGVILPTVLRFNRDHVGNKYSKILRAMGKDKSKDLAEEIEILNKAIGLPSGLKEMGITEEMIPGLVAHSMTDPSNATTPRLPTQDEWEKLFLDAM, from the coding sequence ATGCAGCTAAATTATTTAAATAAACCTTACTTTGAAAATGGGTCAATAAAAAATATATCTTCAGTTTTACAAGATCTTGGAGTAAAAAACCCACTCATATGCACTGATCCTGGCCTAGCTTCCATTGGGATGTCCGACAAGATTAGGGGTCTTCTTTCAAATGAATTATCTCCTACTTTTTATGAAGAAACTCCCGCTAATCCTACCGAAGAGGCAGTAAATATTGCCCTCAAAGCATATAAAGAAAATAATTGTGACGGAGTAATAGGTTTTGGCGGTGGTTCAAGTATGGATTTAGCCAAAGCAGTTGCATTAATGGCTAATCATGAAGGAGATGTTGTAGATTATTCTGTTAATGAGGGGGGCGTAGGAAAAATTAATGAAACTATGCCGATGATAGCTATTCCTACAACTTCAGGGACTGGAAGCGAAGTATCATTAGGAGCAGTGATAATCATGAATGATGGAAGAAAGCTTATTTTAGCTAGTGATCATTTAAGACCTGATGCTGCTATATGTGATCCAGAGCTTACCCTTGGATTGCCTCCTACTCTAACTGCAGGTGCAGGAATGGATGCTTTAACGCATTGTATAGAAGCGATACTTTCTCCTGTTATAGACCCGCCTGCTGAAGCAGTAGGTTTAGATGGAGTTGAAAAGGTTGTTGGTGAAGAGAGCTTGATTAGGGCAGTAAAAGATGGTCAAGATAAAGAAGCAAGATGGAATATGATGATGGCCTCTACTGAGGGAGCAATGGCTTTTTCAAAAGGACTAGGCGCAGTCCATTCCATGAGTCATGCAATAGGTGCAGACCAAGAACTTAGACTACATCATGGAACGTTAAATGGTGTTATCTTGCCCACAGTCTTGAGATTCAATAGAGATCATGTTGGCAATAAGTATTCAAAAATATTGCGTGCCATGGGAAAAGATAAATCCAAGGATCTAGCAGAGGAGATAGAAATCCTTAATAAAGCCATCGGTCTACCCAGTGGCTTAAAAGAGATGGGAATTACGGAAGAAATGATTCCGGGGCTTGTAGCTCACTCCATGACTGACCCTAGTAATGCTACAACACCGAGACTACCTACCCAAGATGAGTGGGAAAAACTCTTCTTAGATGCAATGTAG
- a CDS encoding recombination regulator RecX: protein MKILDQPQTIRLKIMDFLSRREHSVKEIFQKLSHRVESQDMLLQAIDDLVEDGLLSDERFAESYFQSRKNKGFGPLRIKNELSQRGIKESIFDSIQRDTDWTACALKALKKKTNGKNLTETKEILKLKKFLNYRGYEFQDIDKAFLEFNKENL from the coding sequence ATGAAAATTTTAGATCAACCACAAACAATTAGATTAAAGATTATGGATTTTCTTTCAAGAAGAGAGCACTCCGTAAAAGAAATTTTTCAAAAACTTTCGCACAGGGTTGAATCTCAAGATATGTTGCTTCAAGCCATTGACGATCTAGTAGAGGATGGCTTATTGAGTGATGAAAGATTTGCCGAAAGTTATTTTCAAAGCAGAAAAAATAAAGGTTTCGGCCCTCTCAGAATCAAGAATGAACTTAGCCAACGAGGTATAAAAGAAAGTATTTTTGATTCTATTCAAAGAGATACTGATTGGACGGCATGTGCTCTGAAAGCTTTAAAAAAGAAGACGAATGGAAAAAATCTTACGGAAACTAAGGAGATTCTTAAATTAAAAAAATTCTTAAATTACCGAGGTTACGAATTTCAAGATATAGATAAGGCTTTTTTAGAATTCAATAAGGAAAATTTATAA
- the dnaX gene encoding DNA polymerase III subunit gamma/tau, which translates to MSYQVLARKWRPNDFSEVVGQEHVVQALSNSLDNQKVHQAFVLSGTRGVGKTTIARILAKSLNCEEGLDSKPCGKCPTCLSIADGSFMDFQEIDAASSRGVDDTKQLLETVMHMPSSSRYKVYLLDEVHMLSTQSFNMLLKTLEEPPEHVIFILATTLPEKIPATVISRCLQFNLKNLTNKQLIERLSYILKEEGIDFDIDAIEQIARAGRGSLRDSLTITDQAIAFCKGRLSSEAVANMLGTLPSDNVLKLINNIAQRDPKSLLDNLNEINQLSIDYFRLMDLILENLQLLSFAKVSEEILDEIDLNKGEALKLMELLSEEDLQMLYQIGLIAKRDMELAPSLSGGFDMALLRMVSFIPNEMEELKKKVESLEIDSKTDTFSKISKTENSPEDVKVEKKEINQDIEVKNLQKIDISSTNWKRVFDKLKLDPGTKQLASHCSFIKSDETVIYLSMPSEKLSVFSGKHRKQLQDALSSHFNTQCNLFLEEGGYSDESPNQIKEEEKRKELKQAKREIEQDPNVQNLVEAFGAKVVESSIEPRTEK; encoded by the coding sequence ATGAGTTACCAAGTTTTAGCTAGAAAATGGAGACCCAATGACTTTTCAGAAGTCGTCGGGCAAGAACATGTGGTTCAGGCCCTATCTAATAGCTTAGATAATCAAAAGGTTCATCAGGCATTTGTTTTAAGCGGCACCAGAGGTGTTGGAAAAACTACCATTGCCAGGATATTGGCTAAAAGTCTAAATTGTGAAGAGGGACTAGATTCTAAACCTTGTGGAAAATGCCCTACATGCTTATCAATTGCTGATGGAAGCTTTATGGATTTCCAGGAAATAGATGCTGCATCAAGCAGAGGGGTTGATGATACGAAACAGCTTTTAGAAACAGTTATGCATATGCCTAGTTCTTCAAGATATAAAGTATACCTGTTAGACGAAGTTCATATGCTTTCAACTCAAAGTTTTAACATGCTTCTAAAAACTTTAGAAGAGCCACCAGAGCATGTTATTTTTATTTTAGCTACTACCTTGCCTGAGAAAATTCCTGCCACTGTAATTTCAAGATGTCTGCAATTCAATCTTAAAAATCTCACCAATAAACAATTAATAGAAAGACTCTCTTATATTTTGAAAGAAGAGGGCATCGATTTTGATATTGATGCTATAGAGCAAATAGCCAGAGCAGGAAGAGGAAGCTTGAGAGATTCCCTGACAATTACCGATCAAGCCATTGCTTTTTGTAAAGGCAGGCTTTCAAGTGAAGCTGTGGCGAATATGTTAGGTACACTTCCCTCAGACAACGTACTAAAATTGATCAACAATATTGCACAAAGGGATCCAAAGTCTTTATTGGATAATCTCAATGAAATCAATCAATTAAGTATCGATTATTTTAGGTTGATGGACTTAATTCTAGAAAACCTACAATTACTATCTTTCGCCAAAGTCTCTGAAGAAATTCTTGATGAAATTGATCTCAACAAAGGTGAAGCATTGAAATTGATGGAACTTCTTTCTGAAGAAGATCTCCAGATGTTATATCAAATAGGACTGATTGCTAAACGTGATATGGAATTAGCTCCAAGCTTGTCTGGTGGTTTCGATATGGCTCTTCTCAGAATGGTCTCTTTTATTCCTAATGAAATGGAAGAACTTAAAAAAAAAGTTGAGTCATTGGAAATAGACAGTAAAACTGATACTTTTTCAAAAATAAGCAAAACTGAAAATTCACCTGAAGATGTAAAGGTAGAAAAAAAAGAAATAAATCAAGATATTGAAGTAAAGAATTTACAAAAAATTGATATCAGTTCAACAAATTGGAAGAGAGTGTTTGACAAATTAAAACTCGATCCGGGTACAAAGCAATTAGCTTCTCACTGTTCCTTTATCAAGTCTGATGAAACGGTAATTTATTTATCTATGCCTAGTGAAAAACTAAGTGTTTTTAGTGGAAAGCATAGAAAACAACTTCAAGATGCTCTTTCTTCTCACTTTAATACTCAATGTAACTTATTTTTAGAGGAGGGGGGGTACTCAGACGAATCTCCAAATCAGATTAAGGAAGAAGAAAAAAGAAAAGAATTAAAACAGGCTAAAAGAGAAATTGAGCAAGATCCTAATGTTCAAAATTTAGTTGAAGCATTTGGAGCTAAGGTGGTTGAGTCATCAATAGAACCTAGAACAGAAAAGTGA
- the recR gene encoding recombination mediator RecR yields the protein MSKVSPLVDSLIEAFQCLPGVGPKSAQRMVLHLLERNKNAGLILANTLSNALESVDKCSNCRIFTEDEICQICSNEKRNKKQICVVESVSDVFAIEMSNQFTGQYFILHGHLSPIDDIGPDELGLEKLFARAREEGIEEIILATNSTLEGETTSHFIYDKIKTIENLKVTKLARGVPLGGELEYVDRGTIMHAFSGRQNIRMED from the coding sequence GTGAGTAAAGTTAGCCCTCTAGTAGATAGCCTAATAGAGGCTTTTCAGTGCTTGCCCGGCGTAGGCCCTAAGTCAGCTCAGAGGATGGTTCTTCATCTTCTTGAAAGAAATAAGAATGCTGGCTTAATATTAGCGAATACTCTTAGTAATGCCTTGGAAAGCGTGGATAAATGTTCGAATTGTAGAATATTTACAGAAGATGAGATTTGCCAAATTTGTTCTAATGAAAAACGCAACAAGAAGCAGATATGCGTTGTTGAATCTGTTTCGGATGTATTTGCAATTGAGATGAGCAACCAATTTACAGGTCAATATTTTATATTGCATGGGCACCTTTCACCGATTGATGATATTGGCCCTGATGAGCTCGGACTTGAAAAACTTTTTGCAAGAGCTAGAGAAGAAGGGATAGAAGAAATTATTTTAGCTACCAATTCAACGCTAGAGGGAGAAACTACATCTCATTTCATTTATGACAAAATCAAGACTATAGAGAATCTTAAGGTGACAAAATTAGCTAGAGGTGTTCCTTTAGGAGGAGAATTAGAGTATGTTGATAGAGGAACTATAATGCATGCGTTTAGTGGAAGACAAAACATACGAATGGAAGACTAA
- the dcd gene encoding dCTP deaminase: MSIKSDRWIKEMAINHEMIKPFELNQVRLGKNDEKLISYGTSSYGYDVRCSDEFKVFTNINSATVDPKRFDEDSFVDVQSEVCVIPPNSFALASTIEYFKIPRNVLTICLGKSTYARCGIIVNVTPLEPEWEGHVTLEFSNTTSLPAKIYANEGVAQMLFLESDEECEVSYKDRGGKYQGQRGVTLPKA; this comes from the coding sequence ATGAGTATTAAATCTGATAGGTGGATCAAGGAAATGGCAATTAATCATGAAATGATTAAGCCTTTTGAATTAAACCAAGTACGGCTAGGAAAAAATGACGAGAAATTAATCTCTTACGGTACTTCTTCATATGGCTATGATGTTAGATGTTCAGATGAATTTAAGGTCTTTACCAATATCAATTCTGCTACTGTTGATCCGAAGAGGTTCGACGAGGATAGTTTTGTTGATGTTCAAAGTGAGGTTTGCGTAATTCCACCTAATTCTTTTGCGCTAGCTAGTACTATTGAATATTTCAAAATCCCTAGAAATGTTTTAACTATTTGCTTGGGTAAATCTACATATGCACGGTGTGGGATTATAGTGAACGTAACTCCTCTAGAACCAGAATGGGAAGGCCATGTTACCTTGGAGTTTTCCAATACCACTAGCCTGCCTGCTAAAATTTATGCCAATGAAGGCGTGGCTCAGATGCTATTTTTAGAATCTGATGAAGAATGCGAAGTCAGTTACAAAGATAGAGGTGGTAAATATCAAGGCCAAAGAGGCGTAACTTTACCTAAGGCCTAA